AGGCGCGGACGTGTTCCTCGGAGGCCTTGGCGTGCCTGCGGAGTTCGGCGACGACCTCGCGGGCCTCGTCGCGGCTGACTTCGGGTCCGGGCCGCACGAGGCGGGTCGCGGTCGCGACCGCGAGGTTCCAGTCGACCATCCCGGATGTGCCTGCGCCACCGATGCTCGTCATGCGTCAACCGTACGGGCTCGGCGCCTGTTCGGTGAGGGTTCGAAGCGGGGCGTGTGGGCTCACTTCCGGCCCGCGAGGGCGGCGGAGAGCCGGTCGAGGGCGGGCTGTGCCTCGTACGGGGAGGGGGTGCGGCCGGCGAGGAACGCGAAGGCGAGGAGACGTCCGTCGGGGGTGACGACGGTTCCGGCGAGCGTGTTGACGCCCGTGAGGGTGCCGGTCTTGGCGCGGACGAGCCCGGCGCCGGCGGGGGCGCTGTCGAAGCGGCCGGCGAGGGTGCCGGTGAAGCCGCCGACGGGCAGTCCGGTGAGGAGGGGGCGCAGGGCGGGGCGGGCGGGGTCGGCCGCCCGGGTGAGGAGTCCGGTGAGGAGGGCGGCGGAGACGCGGTCGCGCCGGTCGAGTCCGCTGCCGTCGGCGAACCGGGCCCCGGCGACGGGGACGCCGAGCCGGGCGAGCTCGTCGCGCACGGCCTTCTCGGCGCCCTGGAAGCTCGCGGGCTGCCTGCGGGCGAGGGCGGTCTGCCGGGCGAGGGCCTCGGCGAGGTCGTTGTCGCTGTTCGTGAGGGTCCGCTCGACGAGGTCGGCGAGGGGGGCGGAGTACGTACGGGCGAGGGGGGCGCCCTGGGGGGTGCGGCCGGGGGCGGGCTCGCCGGTGACCTTGATCCCGGCCTCGGTGAGGAGGCCGGCGAAGGCGGTGGCGGTGTCGCCGGCCGGGTCGGCGGTGCGGGGGGCGGGGCCGCTGCGGCTGTCGTCGAGGCGTCCTTCGCGGGTCATGAGGGCGACGACGGGGGCGATGTTCTCGTTGGGGCCGATGGGGTGGAGGGCGGGGCCCTTGTAGAGGCTCGTGTCGTGGGCGAGGCGTACGGAGGTGCGGCCGCGGGCCTTGAGGGCGCGGGCGGTGTCGGCGGCGAGGGCCTTGAGACGGGCCCGGTCGAGGGTGGGGTCGCCGCCGCCGGTGAG
This is a stretch of genomic DNA from Streptomyces sp. R44. It encodes these proteins:
- the dacB gene encoding D-alanyl-D-alanine carboxypeptidase/D-alanyl-D-alanine-endopeptidase; the encoded protein is MPEPRTWQFTAGSAALGLVLAAAAVTAAGPWDGGQRTAERALAAAPTTGGTRHAPAPRGRDADLAALLVPLLADPGLGPLRTASVVDTATGGQLYGEGASTPMTPASTVKIATAAAALSALGPEHRIPTTVTASPDGGTVTLTGGGDPTLDRARLKALAADTARALKARGRTSVRLAHDTSLYKGPALHPIGPNENIAPVVALMTREGRLDDSRSGPAPRTADPAGDTATAFAGLLTEAGIKVTGEPAPGRTPQGAPLARTYSAPLADLVERTLTNSDNDLAEALARQTALARRQPASFQGAEKAVRDELARLGVPVAGARFADGSGLDRRDRVSAALLTGLLTRAADPARPALRPLLTGLPVGGFTGTLAGRFDSAPAGAGLVRAKTGTLTGVNTLAGTVVTPDGRLLAFAFLAGRTPSPYEAQPALDRLSAALAGRK